The following proteins are co-located in the Sulfurovum sp. TSL6 genome:
- a CDS encoding NAD(P)/FAD-dependent oxidoreductase, whose protein sequence is MYDIIYIGGGLNYAGAVVAAKYGLKVALIETSLDQLGGVCLHKGCIPSKMFLYYADTLRQSKADVFDGNIMLDMQVLSEKKSKLIENAGRSIRAQCKDVELIEGKGRIIAPHEVEVEGKIYKAEHIVIGTGSSAFIPDGIVYDAKAIITSSEVLELKKLPKEIAIYGNGAIALEMASFFASSGVKVTLISRGETLLNKSHPFIQSAMLKEMEKLGVIYLKKHVIVSAKNTKKGVYITFEDGTSAYYEQMLVATGRKPTTDVIAIDEIVVNRGIETDAFFETTLAKHYAIGDCNGKVQLAHAARAQVLNVTMQIVGKDPKKLDLDHVVKFIHTLPMSYATVGQSKDMLEKNSTVFKESVVTLDNFASYGFRHSINGAMMVYADEEGLILGAEILASDAEEHIAPIAMALAGEMNALSASQTIMAHPTFSEALERAYSRLG, encoded by the coding sequence ATGTACGACATCATCTATATCGGAGGTGGTCTTAATTATGCCGGTGCGGTCGTTGCTGCAAAATATGGCCTTAAGGTAGCACTGATTGAAACATCACTGGATCAATTAGGAGGTGTGTGTCTCCATAAAGGTTGTATCCCTTCTAAAATGTTTTTATATTATGCCGACACCCTACGTCAAAGTAAAGCGGATGTCTTTGATGGAAATATCATGCTGGATATGCAGGTACTCTCGGAAAAGAAATCAAAACTTATCGAAAATGCAGGTAGAAGTATAAGGGCACAATGTAAAGATGTTGAGCTGATCGAAGGCAAGGGACGGATCATTGCACCGCATGAAGTTGAGGTAGAGGGAAAGATATATAAGGCTGAGCATATCGTCATAGGAACAGGTTCTTCTGCTTTTATCCCCGATGGTATAGTGTATGACGCAAAGGCGATCATCACAAGCAGCGAGGTACTTGAACTTAAAAAACTGCCTAAAGAGATAGCCATTTATGGTAATGGTGCCATAGCTTTAGAAATGGCAAGTTTTTTTGCTTCTTCTGGTGTAAAGGTCACACTTATTTCCCGTGGTGAAACACTTTTAAACAAGTCACATCCTTTTATCCAAAGTGCAATGCTGAAAGAGATGGAGAAACTAGGTGTCATATATCTTAAAAAACACGTTATTGTCTCTGCTAAAAATACGAAAAAAGGGGTCTATATCACTTTTGAAGATGGTACTTCTGCTTATTACGAACAGATGCTTGTAGCGACGGGACGGAAGCCCACTACCGATGTGATCGCTATAGATGAGATTGTTGTAAACAGGGGCATAGAGACGGATGCATTTTTTGAAACGACACTAGCCAAACATTATGCCATAGGTGATTGTAACGGTAAGGTGCAATTGGCACATGCAGCAAGAGCTCAGGTACTGAATGTCACGATGCAGATAGTGGGCAAAGATCCTAAAAAACTTGATCTTGATCATGTGGTAAAGTTTATCCATACTTTGCCGATGAGTTATGCTACAGTAGGACAAAGCAAAGATATGCTTGAAAAAAACTCGACTGTTTTCAAAGAGAGTGTTGTTACGCTTGATAACTTTGCCAGCTATGGCTTCCGTCACTCTATAAATGGTGCAATGATGGTTTATGCAGATGAAGAAGGGTTGATCTTGGGTGCTGAGATATTGGCATCTGATGCAGAAGAACACATTGCACCTATCGCAATGGCTCTTGCAGGTGAAATGAACGCTCTTTCAGCCAGTCAGACCATTATGGCACATCCTACTTTTTCTGAAGCATTGGAAAGGGCTTATTCCCGATTGGGATGA
- a CDS encoding mechanosensitive ion channel family protein yields MKAFLLLLFLSLSLWSAEIDTKLYDGNNTISYHEEIAKRIKTEQKSDQNQTQEDTERIATERMILGKLEKMLSFTLQVDPMPDSLLPDDKNISTENYFSYLNALTDTYAKIDTLKKEQSAMQSKRHYLKQSINDITVEDKKNLLLYQLQYAFYKLKGDNQAQTIKAYETLLNKGEERFKQKLKQVTFNIPALEKKLAEINTKFSPIEQEAVALKLAKERELIVHETISDTLSKKFLSNDMNMMSLLTTKIDLTLMLSLAYLQKNETQKALDLFNADSEALQRLIPDLIDHYTYKRTILKTVFKEVAGNVALALSNVEESAESIYDFTYGKLTEALFVFNERGISTLDILKVILIIILGFIIAAFYKRKIINLATQREKISLSAAKAISNAGYYILVFITLLFALKSIGLDLSNLGLVAGALSIGIGFGLQTLVSNFAAGIILMFERTIRLGDYIEISDTIRGTVSDMRMRSTTVTTNDNIDVVIPNSSFIQNNVINWTLENDIRRIHIPFSVAYGTSNDKVEKVILEELRNSDINYVKKNAKYPTVIWMTAMGSSSVDYELVVWIRGLSTLRPSGTKSDFLKFIYATLYKHHIEIPFPQLDLHVKQNESKKEETEPGTD; encoded by the coding sequence ATGAAAGCATTTTTACTCCTATTGTTTCTATCACTCTCTTTGTGGTCTGCTGAAATAGATACAAAACTCTATGATGGCAACAATACCATAAGCTATCATGAAGAAATCGCAAAGCGTATTAAGACCGAACAAAAATCAGATCAGAACCAAACACAAGAAGATACAGAACGTATCGCAACAGAGCGTATGATCTTAGGAAAACTTGAAAAGATGCTCTCCTTTACATTGCAGGTGGATCCTATGCCTGATTCACTCTTGCCTGATGACAAAAATATAAGCACTGAAAACTATTTTTCGTATCTCAATGCACTTACAGATACTTACGCAAAGATCGATACCTTAAAAAAAGAACAATCTGCTATGCAATCTAAACGGCATTATTTGAAACAAAGTATCAATGACATTACCGTTGAAGATAAAAAAAACCTGCTGCTCTACCAATTGCAATACGCATTTTATAAACTCAAAGGAGACAATCAAGCACAAACTATCAAAGCCTATGAGACTTTACTAAACAAAGGAGAAGAGCGCTTCAAACAAAAACTGAAACAAGTCACCTTTAATATTCCGGCTCTCGAAAAAAAACTTGCTGAGATAAATACAAAATTTTCTCCTATAGAACAAGAAGCCGTTGCCCTCAAGCTAGCTAAAGAACGTGAACTGATAGTGCATGAAACTATTTCAGATACTTTAAGTAAAAAATTTCTTTCCAACGATATGAATATGATGAGTCTCCTCACCACAAAGATCGATCTAACCCTTATGCTTTCTCTGGCTTATCTACAAAAAAATGAGACCCAGAAAGCCCTTGATCTTTTTAATGCCGATTCAGAAGCCTTGCAGAGGCTCATCCCAGATCTCATTGATCACTATACCTACAAGCGGACTATTCTCAAGACTGTGTTCAAAGAGGTGGCAGGTAATGTGGCACTGGCACTCTCAAATGTAGAAGAGAGTGCTGAAAGTATTTATGATTTCACCTATGGCAAGCTCACAGAAGCCCTTTTTGTCTTTAATGAAAGGGGTATTTCAACCCTTGATATCCTCAAAGTCATTTTGATCATTATTCTTGGATTTATCATTGCTGCATTTTACAAACGAAAGATCATTAATCTCGCTACTCAACGGGAAAAAATTTCACTCTCTGCAGCCAAGGCTATCTCCAATGCCGGCTACTATATTCTTGTATTTATCACTTTGCTTTTTGCACTTAAAAGTATCGGATTGGATCTTTCCAATCTGGGACTCGTTGCAGGTGCACTTTCTATAGGTATCGGTTTTGGTCTCCAAACACTTGTTTCCAATTTTGCAGCAGGTATCATCTTAATGTTTGAACGCACTATCCGTTTGGGAGATTATATAGAGATATCAGATACCATCCGAGGTACGGTCAGTGATATGAGAATGCGTTCAACCACCGTTACAACCAATGACAACATTGATGTAGTTATTCCAAACTCTTCTTTTATCCAAAACAATGTCATCAACTGGACATTGGAGAATGATATCAGACGCATACATATCCCTTTCTCTGTTGCGTATGGAACAAGCAATGATAAAGTGGAAAAAGTGATCCTGGAAGAGCTGAGAAACAGTGATATCAATTATGTGAAAAAAAATGCCAAATATCCTACGGTAATCTGGATGACTGCTATGGGATCAAGTTCGGTAGATTATGAACTCGTTGTCTGGATTAGAGGACTATCAACCCTGAGACCTTCGGGGACCAAATCAGATTTTTTAAAATTCATTTATGCTACGCTCTACAAACACCATATTGAGATACCTTTCCCTCAATTGGATCTGCATGTCAAACAAAACGAATCCAAAAAAGAAGAGACGGAGCCAGGAACAGACTAA
- the recO gene encoding recombination protein RecO, whose amino-acid sequence MGCIIKGFILSVRKAKNEDSIALVLSPTEVRTYYRFFGARHSILQLGNLIDFEVEGEGSSFLPRLRSLSHMGFPWLFDKNKLLLWHNFIKRFEPHLKDAEEIDSFYFDLLLSAAKKWDKQNPKRIVCESYITLLEYEGRLHHDEHCYICENRIEEEIALMQSFIPAHPACLYTSALPTKKVLDFFQTKKTVFLEDHEVDYLFEIVMKGL is encoded by the coding sequence TTGGGGTGTATTATCAAAGGTTTTATACTTTCTGTCAGAAAAGCCAAAAATGAAGACTCTATCGCACTGGTACTCAGTCCAACAGAAGTCAGAACTTATTACCGTTTTTTTGGTGCAAGACACTCCATTTTACAGCTCGGAAATCTTATAGATTTTGAAGTAGAAGGTGAAGGGAGCAGCTTTCTTCCCAGGCTGCGTTCACTCTCTCACATGGGTTTTCCATGGCTCTTTGACAAAAATAAACTCCTGCTATGGCACAATTTCATCAAACGCTTTGAACCTCATCTCAAAGATGCAGAAGAGATAGACTCTTTTTACTTCGATCTGCTTCTCTCTGCAGCCAAAAAATGGGATAAACAAAACCCTAAGCGCATTGTCTGTGAGTCTTACATCACTCTACTCGAATATGAAGGCAGACTGCATCATGATGAACACTGCTATATCTGTGAAAATCGTATAGAAGAAGAGATCGCCCTCATGCAATCGTTCATTCCGGCACACCCGGCATGCCTCTACACTTCTGCTCTCCCTACCAAAAAAGTACTAGACTTTTTTCAAACTAAAAAGACGGTATTTTTAGAAGACCATGAAGTGGATTATCTCTTTGAAATTGTAATGAAAGGCTTGTAA